Sequence from the Seriola aureovittata isolate HTS-2021-v1 ecotype China chromosome 6, ASM2101889v1, whole genome shotgun sequence genome:
TcagtaaataaatcaatcatAACAAAACTACatcaaaagacatttaaaaaaatgcattaaaaatgtacagtTGACAGGCAAATTTTCACCTTCATATCATTTATAATCATTCACAGTGGAATCAAGATATTTGCCTCTCATTACCTCTAAAAATTGAGGGAGTTTGAAAGAACAAAAACCACAATACAACTAAGGAATTTCAACACAATACATTAGAACAAATGTAGAGATGTATGTAGGAGAGATGTATGGTCTGAAGACAATACAAATCAGCAAAGGTGAAAGCAGGTATTTTACAGATAGTTCCCATTTAATCCTTTGGGAGAGGCCTTCTGAAAAGCAGTATATGTGGCTCTGGAGAGGAAAGCAAAGAAGAAGTATCTGTCAGCTTCATCTAAGTACAGTGGCTACACCACACAGTGTATTGACATCTAAGTCAATAGTCCATCTAAGTTTCAGCACAGTCTAGTGGGACATGCTAGGAGCTATTAGAGGATAAATTCTGATATTTGTCATGCTTACCTTAATAATTTTAATACTAAACTCTCACTTGTAAAGCAACAGATACTGATCATTATCATAATTCTTCTTCTCCTTATTGGACATGAAAAGATTCCTAGTGGACCACAATGTAAGAGAGGGctgaaactgaataaaaatgaggTTCTAGCTGTCTGATTTAGACAAAAATATGTGTAAGTTAGTCTCTTAAGAACAACATGTTGTATTTCTCCAGGCTGTATTTCCTTGCTGAGCTGCATTGGGGAGATGGTAATACAAAACGTAATTTGTTACTAAAAATACTGTACTCTGGAAACACCCAATTGATCTGATTAATGCAGACAGCTGAAACCATACAATGGCTTTAGTTGAACATGACAATTTATTTTTGGCAGAACAAAGACTAAGAATGTAGATTTTGGATTTCTTGTTCACATGCTGAGAAAGCATTTCCTTCTGATCATTAACTAAAGGAATGACTCGAGCAATCAGTATGCTCATTCAATGTACATGAGAGTATTGTTTTAAGATGAGAGCCTATCCTTAAATTCCATGGTCACTCACCTGGTTTGTGGATCATGTAGTGAATCCAGCCCTGGCTCTGTTGCACCCCCAGTCCCCTCCACTCTTCTTCTGTCATTAGGTGGGAGGAGGGCACCAGTTTAGACAGCTGCTTTGGAAGCACGACATGCCTATATGAAGACAAATAAGAAAACTGAAGAATGACCCACCAGAGCACCGACAATAGCTCTACTTTGCAAAAGGACGGAGAAGCAGTAACTTAACGTCAATTTCAGGTAATTCTAATGCAACATTAACACTTGAAGCCtcagtttataatgatataatgtaagggttagttgttgttttttacattaaacCTGCTGCAGTAATCTAACGTTAGCCCCCTTAACGTTCAAACCATGCCACTTTTAATAACAATTAGCATGGGTAGCTGATAAGTGGACGATAAGTTGAGTATTATTAGCAAGTTGCGAATGTTAAGGTAATGCTAAACTAAATGATATACTCGGTGCTCCCTTTTACTAAATTACCCATACCAGGACGACGTTTCAACTGTCGTTAAAGTTATGTTGAACCCCGTAACTAACCAAGCTAATCTTACCGTAGTTTGATGTTAGCTAACTAGCCACTCAACCAAAAATAACGGACTTCTGAAAACGTTAACGTTAGCAAATGTCGATAATCATACCTGTACTCGAACTCCTCGTCGTTGTACTTGTCTGAAtagtaaatttgtttttttgacattttcagtcgACGATAACAGTCAAAGCTGAAGTCTGGAAAGCTGTTTTCAGGTGATATTAAACAGTTAGCCTACTTCTCCTGAGATTTACGAGCGCAACAGCCTGCTGTCATCTGCCGCTGTTTTCAGACAACGATTCAAACCCCAACGGCTCCCCGCATTCCCCGGATTGGCCAAGGCAGGAACCCGCCCTCCCTCAAATCGTCTATGTTTGAGAGGATGAAGCACTCTGCTCCGGAAGCACAACGAGGAAACATTATTTGTAACAGTGGGTGTTATTGTCCTGTAAATTcctttaaaaacttaaatttcaGCTGTCATCTTAAATTTTGGTTTTACGTCACGTAGGTTAAGTAAGTCTTTTGGACTTTTTGGCGTTTGAACGGAAGATATCAGATATATTAGTTGAAAACGTTTCTGGTCTTTCGCCAGAACCTTTTTGACAGCGAAATGAGGATCTCAGTGAGAGCTCTTCATCTCTTCGTTCTCTCCGCTACGTTGCAACCCTGCCTGCCCTCGACGTCGGGATGTTTGCGCACGTGGTCTTCAGTATgtgaaaaatgccaataaaataaAGCTCATTTTCAAACTGGTTGTTCACTGAACTCCACCTTCTCCTGCTTTATGATGGTGTACACAGCAGTAGtgaaaacaacagctgtgtttCAGGAAGTTCTGTAACGTCTACGTTACATGCACAAACAACCAGATACAAGTATCCCACTAAGGTAACAGAGGGGCTGTCGCTCTCCTACCATCTGACTAGCTTAGCTGCCACAGCAGGTCCAACTCAACTGGTGCTTGAACCAGGTGTCTGCTGTTCCAACGCTGTTGTGTCACAGAACCTCAACATCATGTAGCCCTACATAGGCCTGTCTGACAGCTttcagtaaataataataattttaaaaaaaaaattgaattgttATATCCTTATTTTTAAGTTTGACGCTAGCTTTGCCTTCAAAGTaccataaaaagtaaaagatttaaaatgttagaaattaGTAAAACGATCTGGGCTGTATAAGAGCTACAGTCCAGACCTCAAGTATTTGcatatgttgtttttcaagGAGTGtgtgcttcagcacattcaatttgaaatgaGATAATGGATACTACATTGAAGTGGCAATTTTAGCTTTATTTGAGTAGGTTTACAGCTGTATAGAAATAATTGCGTGGGACATGTataacacatttaacacatagTGCCTAAAGTTTAGGggttcaaaagtaattggacagaTACACATGCCttcacctgccttttcttctgcatctggcctcagCAATCAACCCCATTGcatcaacaccttgaggtattatccctgcacatgacGTAGAGAGAATTTCGAACAACATAGGCCAAGTTATGGGTCTGCTTTAAGCTGCCAGTCCATAACTTGGCCTATGTTGTCCCAATTTGTCTCATTATTTTTCCTATGGGCTGCAAGTGGTGAGCTTATACAACAGGGCTATGGGTCAATTTACACTGAACTTATAGCAATAGCAAATTGTTTCGAATGAACAAATTGAGTGTTGTAGTAAAGtgtatttgcttattttttatttatttctcattgtttttcagtTCTTGAAGCACTTTAAATGATTGCTACTTATTGTTCTCTTAATAGCAAATTGAGAGTTGTAGTATTACATAAGGTTTTGTTGCACTGTAGCTgtttcaaaaaatatttataataaatggtgcatatttttcagaaaattgAATGTCTCCTTGCTCATGCCCTTTAGTCAATGGTTAGGCTACTAATCAATACTGCCCAACCAGGCTAATTCCATCTGGCCCCCTAATCATCCCCCTGTGAAAGTGGCTGATACATTAATACCCTCACTCTCCACCTCAAGCTGGTGTGTGGTGAGCGTTCTGGCGCACATTGGCTGCCGTGCATCACCCAGGTGGGTGCTACACACTGGTGGTGGTTAGTGAGGTCCCCCCTCCATTGTAAAAGTGCTTTGGGTATCttgaaaagcgctatataaatccaatgttcattcattcattcattcattcattcattcaattccTAGTTTACTTTTCAGTATTATAATTGTCACCCACTGACCTTTCTTGGTATGGCTGTAGTATCCGTACTCTCAGTATGCTATACAAGCAATAAGTACGCAGGTAAGTGACTAGTTAAAAGCAgggatggattactgaacaggcCTACCAGGCTCAGGGTCCCAAGAGCTCTGGTGCTCTACACAAAGATGCTACTGTAATATAGGCTTGTATTGGGTTTGTTCATCATATGTCTGAATAATGTACATTTGTATCCACAAAAGTCATcagaatatttaatttaatggaCTATTTATCAAAATGTTGTCCCAGGGGAGCACACCCCTGGATCCCACTTGACAATTGCATTGATCGGGGCATATATCTTAGCTTAGGGGCCCGCTTACCTCCCAGGGAAAAAAGTTCAGGCtcaggattttctttttactatCACCCCTGTGTTGGCTGATTtaaggcaaagaaaataatgaaaatccctgaataatgtatgttatgtattCAGTTATTCTTTCATTAGATACAGTGAAATTTTTATGTTAAGGATTTCAATTTTGATCCAATCCAGGGACAGGAAGGGAAATTTGTCTTGTCACTCAATATTTTGACTATAACTGGACTTTATCCCGTAATATCAAAATAGATTATTGTCTTATTTCTATTGTAGATATTTCCATTGACTCAATCCATTTTATGAAATTTCAACATTACTGTTGTGACATAACAGGCAGTGAGAAATGCATCAGTCAACGTTTGTATTTTCTCTAGGCCTTACATAAACATAGTATTACTTTTCTCAGTCAATGATTTGCAAGAACAAACTCTTTCTATATTTTAACCAAACTCTTTAGTTTGAGGTTTCTGCGCTGCAGGTgagctgtgttgtttttctaagTTGTAATCGCTGTTGTCAAGGTAACAGCTGCTAATGAGTGGTGGTGTATTCACAGCATGATTTGTTCCACTTGTATATGCAAAGTACCAAAACAGGGGGTAAATATGTTAACTCTTCACATACGGGGAAACATAGTATAGTTGTGATTGAAAATGCAATCTAACATCTGATCACTGATATTGATGAAAATTAAACCTAGTACCACTTTCATACCACTatcatttgtttaaaattcaGATTGATTTGTAGAAATACATTTATAGGCCTatctcttttattttgcatcTGTTGTCAGTGCAGTTATTATTTGTCAGGAAAAAAGTGCACTGAGGAAGGCCAGCTACGTCTGTCAAAATGTATCGATTACATCTGGTTTATCAGTAACTTCTTATACCCTgtagcaaacaaacaagaagtgATTGGTTGTTTGAAAGAAGGTGGggtggcagtggtggtggtgtcaTAGTGAATCTGAGTGtggtttatttatgtgtgtgggtttttcAGTTGTAATAGGGTTTCCTGACTAGTGAAATTAAATTGTTTGCATTTTCAACCATAGCTTATTTTTGATAAAAGTCATTGGATGTTTACTGGGCTCGATCTtattttcatcctttttctctTCAGACCCAGACGTATAGGTAAGCTTCCTGCCTCTGATGCATTTGTGAATACATTTAGTGTAGAATTTGCTCATATTTTGGTCAGTACTGTTTTGAATGAGTCATATTTTGTTTAGTGACTCACATTttgttggaaagaaaacaagacactATACTGTCCAGACTAATTATGGGACTAAACAAATCGTAATGACTTGCTTGATTGAATTTAAGCTATTGACAGGAACATAATGAGCTTTTCCTTGTCTGTGTAGGTGGCATTATTTAGTCAGTGCATTACCCCTCCTTTGTGGGTAACAGATGACCCTGGCTATTGGGTTATTTCACAATCGTTCCAGACATTGTTTGTTTGCGCACTGAGTTTCTGACCACTGAGTTTTTTCTTGTGTCGTTATAACATTTAATGtcagttttctcttctttattttccCAACAAACTGAGTAACCTTTGTggtccattttttttatttttcaataccTTGTATTCACTCTTACCTATGAATACGATTGGACCAccacaaaatggaaaaaaaaaagttgtgtggTGTAAATCCCTGCTTAACCCACTTTGTGTTTTACTCTCAGAACCTTGACTGCTGTTGCATACCTTATGTTACCTGTGTGCAAGATGGGAAAACACAATTGTGAGAGAAATcgggaaagaaaaaaggagtaAAAATGATTTGACAGAGAATGAGGAAAAAGGCAAGAGGGAGGGTGGAGTTGAGGGGCTCAAAGGATCGTGCTGAGATGGCTGATTGCTCTCAGGGGAGGCGGGTGGGAGGGAAGTTTGGAGGAGAATTCAGACAGATGGGATAGGGTGGATGTTTTCAGACACGTAGTCCCTTATGAGTGTGGCTGCATTGTGTCCTTTGTTAAGTTTTCGACTCACACAAAATACACTTAAACTAATTGGATGACATTCATCCCTGTATTTATTCTCTATCAATTCTTCTGTTAATATTTCTATTTGTATTTGAATATAGTCATATCAGTGTGTACTGTtacaaaatattgtttatttttgtgtacattCCTACTGAAGTGAAATATTCTTGTTCTTATTCTTGTATTGTCTTGAGAGTGAGttaaaaattgagaaaaagagCATTGGCTTTGCTTTGATTAACTCAGTCACTTAAAAGCAATGTAACCTTAAATGTAACCTCATTATCATTGCTTTCTTTTATTGTCTCAGGTTATACAATGACAGCTTTGTTCAGTCTGAGAGATTTGAAATCATACAATTTTTCCAAAAGATACTGACGCGTTTTTAATGCACTGAATGTCCTTTATGCACAATAATAGGTGCTCtgcagtgtgcgtgtgtgtgtctgcgagcAGGGTTGTTCAGGCAGATGTGTTTTAGCTAATATAGTCTGAGAGCAGCTGGGCAGGGCAGGGCTAATAGACCCAATGA
This genomic interval carries:
- the cks2 gene encoding cyclin-dependent kinases regulatory subunit 2, giving the protein MSKKQIYYSDKYNDEEFEYRHVVLPKQLSKLVPSSHLMTEEEWRGLGVQQSQGWIHYMIHKPEPHILLFRRPLPKD